A stretch of the Schistocerca serialis cubense isolate TAMUIC-IGC-003099 chromosome 2, iqSchSeri2.2, whole genome shotgun sequence genome encodes the following:
- the LOC126457587 gene encoding ruvB-like helicase 1, producing the protein MKIEEVKSTAKTQRISAHSHIKGLGLNENGEAIPMAAGLVGQEMAREAAGIVVDMIRSKKMAGRACLLAGPPGTGKTAIALAIAQELGSKVPFCPMVGSEVFSSEIKKTEVLMENFRRAIGLRIKETKEVYEGEVTELTPVETENPLGGYGKTISHVIIGLKTAKGTKQLKLDPSIYESLQKGKVETGDVIYIEANSGAVKRQGRSDTYATEFDLEAEEYVPLPKGDVHKKKEVIQDVTLHDLDVANAKPQGGQDILSMMGQLMKPKKTEITDKLRKEINKVVNKYIDQGVAELVPGVLFIDEVHMLDIETFTYLHRALESAIAPIVIFATNRGRCVIRGTEDIISPHGIPLDLLDRLLIIRTLPYSRDDMVQILKLRASTEGLQIEEEALSLLGDVGTRTTLRYAVQLLTPAALTAKVNGRSTLTKDDVQEVAELFLDAKSSARILSQNKEKYMQ; encoded by the coding sequence ATGAAGATAGAAGAGGTGAAAAGTACCGCAAAAACTCAGCGCATATCCGCACACAGTCATATTAAAGGCCTCGGgttaaatgaaaatggtgaagcaATTCCAATGGCTGCTGGTTTAGTTGGCCAAGAAATGGCACGGGAAGCTGCTGGTATTGTCGTAGATATGATTAGGTCGAAGAAAATGGCCGGGCGAGCTTGCCTTTTAGCTGGGCCGCCAGGAACTGGAAAAACTGCAATAGCGCTTGCTATAGCACAAGAGTTGGGAAGTAAGGTGCCATTCTGCCCAATGGTAGGATCTGAAGTGTTTAGTTCGGAAATTAAGAAAACGGAAGTGTTAATGGAGAATTTCAGGAGAGCGATTGGATTACggataaaggaaacgaaagaagtaTATGAAGGTGAAGTGACAGAGCTTACACCTGTTGAAACTGAAAACCCATTGGGTGGTTACGGGAAAACTATTAGCCATGTCATAATCGGGCTTAAGACTGCCAAAGGAACAAAACAGCTTAAACTGGACCCTTCGATATACGAATCATTGCAGAAAGGCAAAGTTGAAACAGGCGATGTAATATATATTGAAGCTAATAGCGGTGCTGTCAAGAGGCAGGGCCGTAGTGACACTTACGCAACCGAATTTGATCTAGAAGCTGAGGAATATGTTCCATTGCCAAAAGGTGACGTTCACAAAAAGAAAGAGGTAATCCAGGACGTTACTCTTCATGACTTGGATGTAGCAAACGCCAAGCCACAAGGTGGACAAGATATTTTGTCCATGATGGGGCAGCTAATGAAGCCCAAAAAAACAGAAATTACTGATAAACTGAGAAAAGAAATCAACAAAGTCGTCAACAAATATATAGATCAAGGTGTAGCTGAACTTGTGCCAGGTGTGTTGTTTATTGACGAAGTTCATATGCTTGATATAGAAACTTTTACATATTTGCATAGAGCTCTTGAAAGTGCAATAGCCCCTATAGTTATATTTGCTACAAATCGTGGTCGGTGTGTGATTAGAGGTACAGAGGACATTATATCACCACATGGTATTCCATTGGATCTGCTTGATAGATTGTTAATTATAAGGACACTTCCATACTCAAGAGATGATATGGTACAAATATTGAAGTTAAGGGCGTCAACTGAAGGACTCCAGATTGAAGAGGAGGCGTTGTCTCTTCTTGGCGATGTGGGTACTCGCACTACATTGAGATATGCTGTTCAGCTCCTCACTCCAGCAGCTCTGACTGCAAAAGTCAATGGTCGCTCAACTTTAACAAAGGATGATGTTCAGGAAGTGGCTGAGTTATTTCTGGATGCAAAGTCTTCGGCAAGAATTCTtagccaaaataaagaaaagtacatGCAGTAG